The Nitrospiraceae bacterium genome contains a region encoding:
- a CDS encoding HAMP domain-containing sensor histidine kinase, whose translation MDLPTPASVQPDQSFLESWSLVRLSIFWRIVLTSVVIIVVMAGVNLYALFQLRQLTALSADMASHHYPAIESAKRLLGSLFDQLNSEKKYLAVRDATFLQHFDEEVDEFQRGIESLETQEASVQGQRILHDVKRLQQERLTMFYTELENGKGASAAPSSGYEVRRDALTDRMTATLQNYIDLHEASLSVGVSRSRESSAQAEAVTEQLVLVALVFGIGLAGIASYTILRPLRQLQGHIKQIGQGNFRTSLQIQAPSELRNLVDTVNWMGQKLQELDDMKAEFLAHVSHELRTPMASIQEGTHLLLDEIPGPLVQEQRTTLRIMADSSRRLIHLISTILDLSKMEAGMMEYRIVPTDLKRVTDISVNKVRLLADAKHVQLVVESPPQRAWVKADALRIEQVLDNLLSNALKFSSEGGIVKVQMKPDSQAGVLEVSVSDSGPGIVPEDLPHIFERFYQGRTKTKHSTAGSGLGLALAKKVVEAHGGRIWIESELKKGTTVRFILRLTKPGASS comes from the coding sequence ATGGATTTACCTACACCTGCTTCGGTTCAACCTGATCAATCATTTCTGGAAAGCTGGTCTCTGGTGCGTCTTTCAATATTCTGGCGAATCGTTCTGACCTCCGTCGTTATCATCGTGGTAATGGCGGGCGTCAACCTCTACGCATTATTTCAGCTAAGACAACTCACGGCCTTGAGTGCGGATATGGCTTCCCACCATTACCCCGCTATCGAGTCGGCGAAGCGATTGCTTGGATCTCTCTTCGATCAGCTGAATAGTGAAAAGAAGTACTTGGCCGTTCGAGATGCCACATTCCTCCAGCACTTTGATGAGGAGGTGGACGAGTTTCAGCGAGGAATAGAGTCGCTCGAGACCCAGGAAGCTTCCGTTCAAGGCCAACGGATTCTTCACGATGTAAAGCGGCTTCAGCAAGAGCGTTTGACGATGTTTTATACAGAATTGGAAAATGGTAAAGGGGCTTCTGCCGCACCATCATCAGGATATGAAGTTCGTCGCGATGCGCTGACAGACCGTATGACAGCGACGCTTCAAAATTATATCGATCTGCACGAAGCGAGTCTGAGTGTCGGGGTCAGCCGTTCGCGGGAAAGTTCGGCACAAGCTGAGGCAGTGACTGAACAACTCGTCCTTGTTGCCTTAGTATTTGGAATCGGCTTAGCCGGGATTGCCAGTTACACCATCCTTCGTCCATTACGTCAACTGCAAGGTCACATCAAACAGATCGGACAAGGAAATTTCCGGACTTCGCTTCAAATTCAAGCCCCGAGCGAGCTGCGCAACTTGGTCGATACAGTGAATTGGATGGGTCAAAAGCTGCAGGAGCTCGATGACATGAAGGCCGAATTTTTAGCCCATGTCTCCCACGAGTTGCGGACCCCGATGGCCTCGATACAGGAGGGGACTCATCTCCTGCTGGACGAGATTCCCGGCCCACTTGTGCAGGAACAGCGCACGACGCTGCGAATCATGGCTGATAGCAGCCGCCGTTTGATTCATCTGATCTCAACGATATTGGATCTCTCGAAAATGGAAGCGGGTATGATGGAATACCGCATTGTGCCGACGGACTTGAAGCGTGTCACAGATATTTCCGTCAATAAAGTGCGCCTCCTGGCCGATGCGAAGCACGTCCAACTGGTGGTCGAATCGCCTCCGCAACGCGCATGGGTTAAAGCCGATGCGCTTCGGATTGAACAGGTCCTCGATAATCTACTCTCGAACGCCTTGAAATTCAGTTCGGAAGGCGGCATCGTCAAAGTACAGATGAAACCGGACTCTCAAGCAGGTGTCCTTGAAGTCTCTGTCTCGGACAGTGGTCCCGGGATCGTACCGGAAGATCTGCCACATATTTTCGAACGGTTTTACCAGGGACGCACGAAGACCAAGCACTCCACTGCAGGCAGCGGACTTGGGCTGGCCTTGGCCAAAAAAGTCGTTGAAGCTCACGGCGGACGCATTTGGATCGAGAGCGAATTAAAGAAAGGAACCACTGTCCGGTTTATCCTACGGTTGACGAAACCGGGAGCCTCTTCATGA
- a CDS encoding sigma-54 dependent transcriptional regulator: MEQEHILVIDDEEGLLQLVKMRLSAMGFTVTACTTGRDAVDAAKKDRFDLAITDLRLRGEDGLDVAEELLRIHPGLPVIILTAHGSIPNAVEAVQRGAFGYLTKPFDDKELKTKIEEGLSQQRMSREIQRLKSLVKELYGMENVVARSPSMQRLLQQVVQVADSDATILLFGETGTGKEVLARVLHSNSRRSKGPFVALNCAAIPETLFESELFGHVRGAFTSAHGPKRGLFQSAHGGTLFLDEIGEMPLSMQVKLLRAVQEREVREVGADTATKVDVRIIAATNKDLGEAVKRGSFRNDLYYRISVVPLFIPPLRDRRDDIPLLAQLFLTSSGKRANKDMRGFTPAALQRLVTNPWPGNVRELENAVEKAVVMCRQDMITPDLLPSVGFAADSPLKSLTEAKEEFEKTYLKNVLQLTGGNISRAAQFAGRYRADFYKMLKKYGLHPSSGRGKAEAGIEELEDVTDMTEAER, from the coding sequence ATGGAACAAGAACACATTCTCGTGATCGATGACGAAGAGGGTTTGTTGCAGCTTGTTAAAATGCGCCTGTCGGCCATGGGCTTTACCGTGACCGCCTGTACGACCGGCCGTGATGCAGTGGATGCGGCGAAGAAGGATCGCTTCGACTTAGCGATTACGGATCTCCGCCTCAGAGGAGAAGATGGACTTGATGTGGCTGAAGAACTGTTACGGATCCATCCCGGCCTTCCGGTCATTATCCTCACGGCACACGGAAGCATTCCCAACGCGGTGGAGGCAGTGCAACGCGGCGCATTCGGTTACCTGACCAAGCCGTTCGATGACAAAGAACTTAAAACAAAAATTGAAGAAGGACTTTCCCAGCAGCGCATGAGCCGAGAAATCCAAAGGCTGAAGTCTCTCGTCAAGGAATTGTACGGGATGGAAAATGTCGTGGCCCGCAGTCCGTCGATGCAGCGGCTCTTGCAACAAGTGGTTCAAGTTGCCGATTCGGACGCGACTATTTTGCTGTTTGGAGAAACTGGGACTGGTAAAGAAGTGCTGGCGCGCGTGCTTCACTCCAACAGCCGCCGAAGTAAAGGCCCCTTTGTTGCGCTTAATTGTGCGGCAATCCCCGAAACCCTCTTTGAAAGTGAACTCTTTGGGCATGTGCGAGGAGCGTTTACGAGCGCTCACGGGCCCAAACGCGGATTGTTCCAGAGCGCGCATGGAGGCACGCTTTTCCTGGATGAGATCGGGGAGATGCCACTTTCCATGCAAGTCAAGCTCCTCCGCGCGGTGCAAGAGCGGGAAGTACGGGAGGTGGGGGCCGACACGGCGACGAAGGTGGATGTGCGGATCATCGCGGCAACAAACAAGGATCTCGGCGAAGCAGTGAAACGCGGGTCATTCCGCAACGATCTCTATTACAGGATTTCCGTCGTCCCGTTGTTCATTCCTCCCCTGCGCGACCGCCGGGACGACATTCCCCTTCTCGCACAACTGTTTCTAACATCCAGTGGAAAGCGCGCAAATAAGGATATGCGAGGATTTACTCCAGCGGCGCTTCAGCGTCTTGTGACAAACCCATGGCCAGGTAACGTGCGTGAACTTGAGAATGCAGTGGAGAAAGCGGTGGTGATGTGTCGGCAAGATATGATCACGCCGGATCTGCTTCCGTCAGTGGGATTTGCAGCGGATTCTCCGCTTAAATCGTTGACGGAAGCGAAAGAGGAATTCGAAAAAACCTACCTCAAGAATGTGTTGCAATTGACTGGCGGCAACATTTCGCGAGCTGCGCAATTTGCGGGACGATATCGGGCGGATTTTTACAAGATGCTCAAGAAATATGGCTTACATCCGTCGTCGGGGAGAGGAAAGGCAGAAGCTGGGATTGAGGAACTCGAAGACGTTACCGACATGACCGAAGCTGAACGGTGA
- a CDS encoding integrase core domain-containing protein, whose product LVERWRQTYNRIRPHSALGYRPPAPEAIAPRCA is encoded by the coding sequence GCTCGTGGAGCGCTGGCGGCAGACCTACAACCGGATTCGGCCCCACAGCGCCCTGGGCTATCGTCCGCCGGCACCGGAAGCCATCGCGCCACGGTGCGCGTGA